The nucleotide sequence AATGCCATGCGTGGAGTTTTCGTCGACGCCAACGAATCGCTGGCCGTGATCTTCGAGCGGCTGGAGAAACCAGGCGATCCCAAGGTGCTGATCCACCGTAACCCCGACATCACCTCGGATCAGTATCCCGCGATACTCGATGGCGCCGAAATCGCGATCGTCGATCACACCGCGCTGCCGACCGACGTCGCAAGGAAATGCACCGGACTGAAGCACGTCGTGTTTCTCGGCACCGGCGCCCGCAGCTACATGAACCCGGAAGAGCTTGCCGAGCTCGGCATTTCCGTACATCTGATCAAAGGCTATGGCGACACGGCGGTCGCAGAATGCGCTGTCGCGCTGATGTGGGAAGGCGCGCGCGGCCTCGCCAAGATGGATCGCGGGATCCGCGCCGGCAACTGGCTGCGCGACGACGGCATGCAACTGACCGGCAAGACGCTCGGACTGATCGGCTTCGGCGGCATCGCAGCCGAGGTCGCCCGGATCGCGATCGGTTCGGGCATGCGGGTGATTGCCTGGAACCGGTCGCCGAAGAAATATCCGAAGGTCGAATTCGTCGACCTCGACGAATTGCTGACCGAGAGCGACGTCATTTCGATCCATCTGCTGTTGAACGACGAGACGCGCGGCCTGGTCTCGCGCGCCTGCATCGAGGCGATGAAGTCCGGCGTCATCCTCGTCAACACCGCACGTGGCGCGATCGTCGACGAGGAAGCCATGATCGACGCCCTGAAATCAGGCCAGATCCGCCATGCCGGTCTCGACGTCTTCAACATCGAACCGCTGCCGGCGGATCATCCCTTGACGAAACTGGAGAACGTGACGCTGTCGGCGCATTCCGCCTTTCGC is from Bradyrhizobium sp. AZCC 2176 and encodes:
- a CDS encoding NAD(P)-dependent oxidoreductase: MRGVFVDANESLAVIFERLEKPGDPKVLIHRNPDITSDQYPAILDGAEIAIVDHTALPTDVARKCTGLKHVVFLGTGARSYMNPEELAELGISVHLIKGYGDTAVAECAVALMWEGARGLAKMDRGIRAGNWLRDDGMQLTGKTLGLIGFGGIAAEVARIAIGSGMRVIAWNRSPKKYPKVEFVDLDELLTESDVISIHLLLNDETRGLVSRACIEAMKSGVILVNTARGAIVDEEAMIDALKSGQIRHAGLDVFNIEPLPADHPLTKLENVTLSAHSAFRTPEASENLMRAAWEHCRRIVKK